The Pecten maximus chromosome 6, xPecMax1.1, whole genome shotgun sequence DNA window tgttttaatgaaaaataaataaataaaagctTCATGTATTTACAAGGAAATCAGAAATACATAGAATATATAACATTGagatttatataaattgatgaagttttgataatattttaataattttaacaatatatgtatatgtataatcaGTGCAGCTAAGAAATAGCAATGTCAGTTTATGacatttatttatgtttaagtgtagttacaaatatattttccaCAAAACTATTACATAGTTAtagatataaaatacaaattagaaatatatttttgaatgagTCCAGTCCCTAACCTGAAGTTATAGCTATCTTCGTCACTACAAACAAAAAGCTCTGTATTATTCTAAGAACTGTTACCCGTATTGGAGAAGTATACTGCTAATTGATAGGTATTGCATTACAGGCATTATATCatgttttcacatttttttttgccatttcGTCTTCGTGAATTGGATCACTTACAAGTCAATATCAATGTCCTTTATCTATATTCGAAGATTAATTGAAAAGTAAAAAGGAGCGAGTACTTCGAAATGAAAATGTATCTCTTCATAATTTAACAACTCGCTCATATTCAGTATAACATTCCTTCTCCCACACCTAAGATATACATTACCCTACACGACTGTTAATTACCATAAGGACACGCCGTATTGAATGAAGATCCAGGAATAACACACGATAATATGCTTTGACTCCACTTAGTACCTACAGGACATGGCTTGGTCAACCATTTGCCAGCACTGTTACATAGGAAAAAAGTCGAAAGATTGCTCGGGTTACATTTAAAATCACCAGCATCGCAAACgcctaaaaacaaaaaacaaaaacaaaaactactGATTGGGTAGTTAGAATAATCAACGTCCAATTTAACATTAATGATCGCAATATCATAAAGATAGTATTTTCTCTAATGTAATTGGAAATATATGAAGTACCACCTGTAAAACATGACTCGGATTATTATTCCGATAGTTATTACAATAAACTTATTTTCGTCTCGTAAGTCTTTAGGAATTCACTTtcgttttattatttgaaaatgCACTTTTCTAACTTAAACCCAATGAGTTTAGGCGAGGAAGAGCTCAAGTATTGATGTTTTCTGCCCGTCCtcgttttattatttgaaaatgCAAGCTCAAAATTGATTCATATCTTAGAAGGTGACTTGCTAGAGATTTCCATCCAATGTATCCGTTGGGTGTCGTCGGTGAAGCAGAAACGTGCAACCTTCCGGAACAACTAGTCTTAATCCCCTTGTGGTCTTTAGTTTCTCTGCATAATTTattcttttgatatttttttccccGTTTCATCGAATAAGAGATTGAGCCACGATCCACTTTCATTGATTGACGACATACATAAACTATAACATACCAAGCCTATGACACTTATAAATTATGGACCTATGGTGGAGTTAAAATGGCGTTATACCGACCGGGTCGAAGTCGCCCGATGTTATTTGCGAAAGGGTGGAATCGCACTATATTTATCTTGATGACATGAAATTCACACTGGGGCATTATGACGTCTCAATGCGTATTAGGCCATAAACGCAATATTAAATCGATGTttctaaaaaaagaaataacaagTCCATGTCTTAAAATATTAATCCCCATATGACCATATTTGAcaaataagattttaaaatgtcgGATCAAAGCTAATATAACGAATGCTGCAATGTACAATATAAGATGACACGGGCAGCCTAACAAGACAACCGATGATAACATACACAAACtttgatgacgtcacacaatCCATGCTGTCTTTAAAACATGTTACGTATGGATTTGTGCACATCAAGGCAATTGACGGAACAGTGACATTTAGCTAATTAAACCACCtactttgtatatttgtattgtttgtttgtttgcttggaGTATCGCCCCGtcaacagccaggatcattttgaAACGGGGTCaactttgtagtagttggtgactacctcatttaacaacatacaggaggcccgtcgcatgccacTTAGGTAAAGTGAAGTGTCTTGCCCAATGATACAACCAGGACAGCACGAACCGGCCTGTTTCTCAACTTGAGAAACACTAACCACTTCAGATTAAGAGCGTCGAACTACGAACCTCGGATCTTCGACACCAAGGTTACGTGGCCGTAAGcatcttgttattttttttatagtaacATCCTGTAAATATCAATTATAGTACCACGTGTAGATAGAGAGTGTTTCTGGCAGTGATAAATACGTTGTGTTCAATACACATACTAAACCGTATACACAAGCCACGCCACATGATTTTGAGACATGGTATAGGGATCAAACTTACTCGAGACTTTGCCTTGTGTCATCCAAATGCTTGTGCACAGGGTAAGAATCCAAAACAAGTCCTGAAACATACGGTTAAGATGCATACCGTAATTGTTGAATGCTATTTATTAAATGAAAAGAGAGAGCATGCACTGCATTGAACTTTCAAACgattgcaatatatatttaagtttcaatacttttaaacaatattttgatgaCTGATAAttattcattcttttattattaCCTGAGCACAGAAAACCACACGgttgtgtatatacaaataaatgtacattctTACTGAGATTGAGTTGTATATGCCTTTATATCACAGCAACGTAACCGGCTCAAAGCGGTTTAAAAATTGCCGTCTCAATCAAATTTTTTTTGTCGTAAAGAGGCAGTCGAATTAATCTCCCAGACAAGAGGAAACAGATTATCAATGAAAGTCagtttgaaaattatttaacaaaCTTCTAGGGGTACCGACTACTTACCACTAAAATATCCAAATTGTTCATGCtaacaaattatataatcaCTGCAAATGctgttaaaaaaatttaatcGGCATGTGCAATCTTGAAATTATGTGTTTCTGTCTCGATGGCACTTTCTGcttattaatttattattattcattctataaaagtgatatttttcactagtgaaaaaatatcacttttgctgatttgaccaatcaaattaatgattagaaaataccaaaataattgaccaatcagaaagcccgacatatgtcagcacctggacaggggaaactactttttttgtttacaaattatcgctgtaggcctagttagcatacggggtaggtttttcgttgataaaaaatttaataaacagaataatttaacagtgtcttcagtaataccaaatatatttcactcgtgtggctaatattttgatatttttcactcgtgctgtgcactcgtgaaaaatatcaaaatattagccccactagtgaaatatatttggtactactgaagacactgttagatatcctctatttttTGTGacggaaaaaaaaacaaaaaaaaacgctATGAATACGCCTCAAATGGTTGTACCAAAGAAACACAAGGCATCTTTAAGTACAGATTGACAGCTAGAAACGAAACATTATAGCAAACATGAATTAgactgtatcatacagctgattcgtccttctaggattcgtcagtgacaCCAAAGGCCTAAAGTGTTGTTACCTAGGAGACAACTTAAAAATACAGAACTAAATGTAAAAGTCTAGATATGGAGGTGAAATGGTCACATAATTGATAACATTTCATAATTCTCAATATTGGGATATAAGGAATGAAGGAAATTTAACGTTTTTGCTTTTTTACTTTCAAATACATACATAGTTCATTACCACAACATATTCATGGAacctttagatatatattattaacgccaataaaataagatatttaacTGAATTCAATTCTATTTAATTTGGAGGTGACCTTCCAAAACGCGTCATGTAGTGCAGATTAAGAAATAAATGCGAATTATTTGTCAAACAATTGTATCTTAAGTAAATTGTCTATTTAAAGCATCACCTCATTAGAATGCTGTACTCACCATTGCATCTGTCCCTTCCTAGATGTGATGTGTATTAGAAAGTCCAAGAATCAGCCTTATACTCCTACTACCCAAGATGATTTAATCAACCTACATTTAGATCATGTCACAGTACAACGTTGGGGTATACATAGGTTGACCCTCTTATTCAGtttctaaaaacaaaatgcatAAACTTTTCGATATTTTCCGATACTTTGGCACATAAAACGATAAAATGTAATGGAGTAACATATATTCGTGCTCAGCTCAATCTCGAAGTGATGCAATCAAAAAGATGGCACAACCAGCTAAGCAGATCAATATGAAGCGATTGTATTTTGGAAAGCCTTCCATATGTTCTTCGCTTATTCGTCATTTTTTCTGAAATTCCATTATATGTATTCGTTTTTGCCCCCACTCGTTCACTGTTTTTGTTTAGTCAATTAATAATTAAGAATAGGCGCATGTTCCACCAAAAAAATGGAAGTTTTGCTTGACATAAACCAAATAATGACGAAATTTTCATTCCTGATGTCATATATAATCTCCGTATACGTTAAAAGGAAAACACTTGGAAATAATTTTCATATAATGCTTCTTATTATTTTCGAAGATGTTGTCAACTCCATGAATTCCTCTGTATAAAAGTAATTAGCTTCGGATTTCTCGTCTTTATGATTGATGTACAAATCTGGAAATCAATTTCTAGCAATTTATTCTTCCAAGGTTTCCTGGCTCATCCTTTTGTAGTTTACATCTTATCGATTAAAGACGGAATCATGATGGGAAAACTTGTTTTCTAAAGAGAGTCGCCCTTTGTGTGCTGGGATTATCATCGTAATCTTCTTATTCAAGTAAGGTTGATTCCGTACGTCCAGTTTATTAGTTTTACTCATAAATTCAATGTTATTACCTCAGTTCCACTAGAAACGTTGATATGCATGAGAAACCTTTCATTGCGTCCTATCTGTATCAGTTATTTTTACCCTACAAATCGGAGTTTAATTAATTGAAATCAGCTTTGCAATTCGCATTTAATTCAGACATAAGCTTTTCAGCAAtagtttgtgatatatatatacatgtgttcaTATCATTCTTATTGCATGATAGGAATGTAAAACtaataatgttaataatatCCACTTAATACTATTAAATAGGGTTTTTAAAAACCAATTCATCAATATATCGAAGTTATGTCTGGTTGAAAAATCTTTTGGATTTTCTTCATTCGATACGAATACTCCGATGTTATAGTAATGATGATAATACAGCGACTGTATTTGTTAAGTATTGGTTTAAAATTAGCACTGCAAATGTTAACTATTAACCTTTCAAACGATCAGAGGTACAATTTAGCAAGCACAAGTTATCTTAAATAGAGCAGTTTTCTCACATCCGATTGAAACTCCCGTCTAAACAAACATTGTTCGAAGTAATGCTAAATGTTGACCAATCATAGGCTTCCGTTCAAATTACCATTACTAGTGCTTTTATACCCCACGAAATTTGCTTGATGTTGTAGGACAACATTGTTTGATCCAATGTAAAACATGAATCATTGCACCACGCCAATCGATCAATGAATCCGATATAATTTCAATCAATTAAAGTATTAGCAAAGCTTCGAGtgtaatatcatttttaattaacCAACCAATTTTCTGTCactaaaaatctaaaaatatcaacagcagtaaaatataaatatttacacatcacaaaatatataaagctCATTTTTCTGTCCATGTATATTAAGCACATGAAGTAAATAGCGAAATAAACACGGTGCAGCTCTGACAATATATTGAGCGAGATGTGATACGTTAAAAAAAACTGCacatcaccttttgttttgtgtcACCTAAGAAGACTTCTATCATAATATGAGTCAAAGCTTTGGTACTGCGCAAAACAATATTCACAgatatttgaaattgtttttaatgGATATGTTCAAGGCTGAAATATGAGAAATGCACATATCATCTCCTCGGTGACATACATGGACATTgtgttgatatcattaacaTGACTGTTTATTAATCCCTTTTACATTTCTAAAATTACCGATGAATGATAAATTATGGATTTTTAACTTCCTCGTTTACAGTGGATTTCTAAATTAAAGAATTCTTATGATCCTTGTTTCAATGCAGACTCGGCCCGTTATCCAGATAAGTCTTTGTCAAAACTTTCAAGTACCATCTTTACTTTATTGTGATACTGTATAATGAAATGAATGTATGTCTTTTTATGAATTTACGAAGCTTTTGAACGAATTATGAACATGTGCTCCTTAAGACTTCTCTcctatcaaaaattattcacttTCTTGATTATCATCCTTATTTTGATTCGACAAGATCGCCCAACAGACTATTGACATAGATACGTGAACAACATGTACCCCTCTCTTACGACTTTATTGAAGAACTTATCAGAAGAGGTAACATAGTCCATGCAAAAGCAATGATGTTCCTTGATATGAAGTAAGATGCGTTCGATGATTATAGATATGAAGTAAGACACAGTTGATGATCGTTGATATGAAGTTCGTCGATGAAACAAAAGACGCTTATTCTTCCGAAACACACGGTCCAATACAATTTATATTCTTAGCATTTCTGTCACCGTTTTATCTGATTTGATAAAGTATTTCGTTTAAAATGTCAGTATTCTGGTCAGGTCAGCGACCAAAGCAAGAAGTAAGGGTAAAATGACAACCAATACAAATGCATAACCAATGGTCTGTGAAGACATGCGTGAGTCGTCAGCACATGCTTGCCTCCGACGTGTTGAAGACAGTAATTTCGCATTCAAAATCAATCGGTTTCTCATATGACGCAGTAACATTTGAAATGACACATGGTTGGCGTTGAAATACCCCGTTCCTATGCAGTTACATGAACACATATTTCTAATGTAAACTATGTCAGTATTGTTCGGTGTGGAAACGGTAACTGTAGATGACCTGTTATCAGATATCGCCGTTACTGTTGTTCCATGATCAGACGCGACTGTTGCTTCAGTGTCAAAGGTCGCTGTTGTTCCAGGGAGAGATGTGACTGTTGTTTCAGTGTCAAATGTCATTGTTGATCTAGGGTCAGATGTCACTGTTGCTTCAGTGTCAATGGTCGCTGTTGTTCCAGGGAGAGATGTGACTGTTGTTTCAGTGTCAAATGTCATTGTTGATCTAGGGTCAGATGTCACTGTTGATCCATGATCAGATGTCACTGTTGCTTCAGTGTCAAAGGTCGCTGTTGTTCCAGGGTCAGATTGCATTGTTGATTTAGTTTCAGATGTCACTGTTGATCTAGGGTCAGAGGTCACTGTTGATCCAGTGTCAGATGTCACTGTTGATCCAGTGTCAGATGTCACTGTTGTTCCAGGGTCAGATGTCACTGTTGATCCAGTGTCAAATGTCACGGTTGATCCAGGGTCATATGTCACGGTTGATCCAGGGTCATATGTCACGGTTGATCCAGGGTCAGATGTCACTGTTGATCCAGGGTCATATGTCACGGTTGATCCAGGGTCAGATGTCAATATTGATCCAGGGTAAGATGGCATTGTTGTTTCAGGTTCAGATGTCATTGTTGTTCCAGGTTCAGATGTCATTCTTGTTGTAGGGTCAGATGGCATTCTTGTTCCAGGGTCAGATGTCACTGTTGATTCCGTGTCCGATGTCTTTGTTGACTCAGTGTCAGATGTCACTGTTGATCCCGTGTTCGATGTCTTTGTTGACTCAGTGTCAGATGTCACTGTTGATCCCGTGTTCGATGTCTTTGTTGACTCAGTGTCAGATGATGCTATTTTTCCTGTCCCAGACATCGTTGTTGCTTCTGTAATATATGATACCGATCATATgctatttaatattttgaagtGATTGCAATTATTTCATTTACTCAAGTTTTTCTTTTACACAATGTGTATTTATGGTATGAGTGTGTCCGGTTCAGTGTTCCATTTAACTATTGCCCAATATACaacagatatacatatgtatatatgtaaatgaacTTGTATCCaaatttgtatgatatattctTCTAATATTGCGTTGTAGAGATTACAAATTTACGAGTTATTCATCAAAATGTAAAGCGCCAGTCTGATCGGTATAGAATAATATAGTCATATTACAAAAGGTAAATTATAGGCGTGTTTGAAATCTCACCGTTGGATCCATCCACGTCACAAATTACATGTGAATCTGGAGGGACACAAGCGACTAGTGAGAGGTTAAAAATAAAACCAGGAGTACTGCATGTTCTTTCATATCTCACGCCATTGTTGCACCTGTAGAATTTATGTGGATCACTGTCATGGCATTCATAGGTGCCTTCAGTACATTCTTCTTCGCCTGTGCCATAAAATATGactatttcaaatacatttatcggcaaaattgtataatttatagGATAAATTTGCTATAACATTTTTTTACTGTCACGACGTAGGTTTTTCAAAATGGAATTGTATGGAAATGGATACACCCGTGTTGTTGACGTTCCGAGTGACACCAACATATCCTGTATCAGTGAAATTAAACGCGTGAGTCTTAGCCCTACGTTGTTGAAATAAGATGTTGCTACCGTTTCATTAAAATGATTACGATTACGAACCATTCGTTGTAcatttgttatgttttgttttgatgatACATACAAGACTACCGATACCACTGCATATACtgcatatacataaatatatatgtaatacatatcgAGAATCACGAGAGCGGGACGTGGTCCGTTTTGGTTCGCCATGATCAATGCAAATCTTCCTTCCGTTTAGTCTATTTTatcatcaaattttatttcGTTCGACTCCAACCCAAGATTAATCGACCTTTCCATGATGACACCCTTCCCCAATCCAGTCATGCCAAAGTTGTTTCCCGGTAAATTCACAAAACGTGCTCAGGTTGATGAACTTGAGCGAACGTAGTAAGAGaagtccgtggtcaaaggctagaggtcaaccaatcagaattaTTGGAGGTCAGAAATTACCAATCGGAGCCTTTAAAAGTGGTTACCTACCGCGACGTGTTGGCAATAACACTCTTTcacgaattttatcacgtgcctTATCAGTTGTAAAACAAGCGAGAGAGAATCTAGGCATATGTTTTCGCTCCCGACTTCATAGAatacagaagaaaaagaaaaataaacatttcaggaaggaaaaccttttttttcttaCTTGAATCAGATTGGCAAGCTACGTAGGAAGGGAAATCTTCCCGGTTGCATGCAGAAATTGAGGTATCCCATACCAAGCCTCCCGCGCACGATCTACTAAACCAAGCACCATTGAGGCACACGAAATATTTCTGAGGATCATCCACATCACACCGGAAATCGATTCCACTACAACCATTGgctaaaacaaaatatacagacAAAATACATCTCAATAGAATGTTAACTCAGTTATGCTGAAATATCAATACAACGGTTTTATGGAATATGAGTTTGATTACAGATTAGATATAATAGCGATAAAACcaaacaatgaaatatcaacaaaaccAGACAATGAGATATCAATAAAATCATACAATGggatatcaataaaacaattcAATAAAACCATACATTGGGATGTGAATAAAACCatacaatgaaatatcaataaaactaTACATTGGGATATCAATAAAACCATGCaatgaaatatcaaagaaaCCATACAAtggaatatattaaaaaaaaaaacataaaatagaATATTAATGAAACCACacaatgaaatatcaataaaaccaTACATTGGgatattaataaaaacattcaataaaaagaaatacaatagaatataaaaaaaaccccatacATTTGGATATCAATAAAAccatataattaaatattactGAAACAATGAAATATCGATAAGACCTTACAATGTAATGTCAATAAAACCTTACAATGAAACATCAATAAGACCATGAAATGGgagggaccaaccaaccaattgttttcccatagactttagtgttaacgttttggagtacattatctttttttttgtatttcattcaaattcttgaattcaatatgacaattactgtttataacaaaagtttagggtctgatataacacataatcaaaaaaaaagttgggtccttcagctcaaattttctccagggtagccattttgaaaaggGGTGAATTTCGCactaaaaattctcaaaaatcttaattgtttacctgttaattattattacctgaacttttgggaaaattcaatcggacttacgatATTTATATcgacatttcttattgatagttacctatcaggctacatatctattttctcacttcataacatactggccaatcagtggctgccagacattttatccttggctcaactttctatacacaggggctgtttcaaaaatatttttttttcaattggttggttgttccctataaatGAAACCATACAATAGAATATCAATAAAAccatacaatgaaatataaatgaaacCATACAATGGAATTTGGAAAAATAAACAAGCAATGGAATATAAATGAAACCACGCAATGAaatacaaacaagaaatatctttaaaaagataaacggcatagttttaatgctggcgGTTATAATGTTAgactgctggtgaaataaattaacgaactaaattaaatgcgtttcagcacggataacaaaattatatcagtttgaatcatttttagtgataataagactgcatttgaatcaggaacataattttattgattcagcttgcattcaatcttaaccttttttcgtttttaattgcatatctgcattttgcatttagcgctacattgaccaatcacatacttcatcttgaccagtaacgccacctgtcgcgtcatatccgggaccaagagaatattatacggctatgcttAAACATACTGGAACCTCTAGATTGGCAGTGGCTGAGTCAGTAGATTGCCCAAAGGACAATAAAGTGTCCATGCTTTCTCACAGTGACAAGTGTGCCCGTGTGTTTACCGGGCTCAAAAATCCTATGGGTCAGTGAGACATTGTTGACGACTATTTCAGTGCTGGTGAGGTGATCAGGAAACGGTTTGTTTGGAAGATGATTAATTGCTTACTGTCAGCGTAGAGCATCTGAGGAGATCAAGTTGCCTGAAGACGTGGCGGAGGGAGGAGGCAATATCACAGCAGTTGTTGCTATGACAGTTACCTTGTCGTATGATAGAATATGAGTATTCCATGGTGTCGACTGGATGGTTGGTTGGTTTTGGCGATGCTGTGTGTATGACATTCTGGGTATCCTAAATGTATCATCCAATGACTGTTTTGGTGTAGTGAACGGTCTCTGCCTTCTCGAGACCGTCCTCAAGATGTTTGGACGGTGTTCCGATGTATGATTGGTGTTGCACCAAGTCAGATAGTCGGAAAGTTACCTGACTCCTTCTGGAATCGAATGTTTTTGCGTGGTGCCACTGTTTACTATGGTGTAGGGATCGATGATGGAACATCGGATTGACGGAGAGCATAGTTTCTTCTGCTGAATGAGGGTCAGTGTCCTGTCGGTCGTTCTCGTATAGATAGGGACTGGTGTCGACTTCACAGGGGGCCTGCcctacaggtagggcgtaagaattgtacctgctgcccccattgcatgatcgtaagaggcgactaaacttgggatcttatcttttctcttctttcttaacaactttcttcttcctaatgtctcccttgacaatgcctcacttttggcctttagttgagcgttcgcccctgtgaggcACCCATAATGTTGATATCGTTTTGCCAGTGCTGGTCATGGTCCTATGGTGAATCGGGGAGAAACACTCCTGCTGGGGAAAGTTGACGGATGGTCTGCATTCCTTCAGAGGACTAGTTATTCGATGGATGGTTTCCCGTGCTGTGCGGCTACATGGCTACATGTCGGTTATGGGCCGACTGTTCGGGGACGCCATCCGAGGTTCGGCGATATGCTCAGTTGGCTCCATCGTTGCTGACATGGGTCAACGCTCTGCTCAGTTCGTGAGCGGCCGTTGAGTTCCTACTACGAGAGAGGTTGATAcattttttaagtttttcatGCAATGACATTGGGGTTGAACTTATTGTTACGATCCAACTGCAGATGTTGGTGCTTATAGCGTATTCCATTAAGACGGGGAGGTGTGTTGTGAATGTACGTTACGAGCTGACTTCTCTAAGCGAACGTGTTTATGTCACCTCCTCCCGAATGTGATGGTCGGCCGTGCGTGACTACAATCGTCgtagtctacacctggtcaagcTTGTGCACGGATGTATTGACGTACCTCACTAGCGTCATCGCAGACTACACCTGCCATTGTCGGCAATATAGATATTGAGTATATAGCATTGCatacaatgaaatatcaataagACCATtcaattaaatatcaataaaaccaTACAATGGGTATcaagaaaacaatacaatggaatataaagaaaatcatacaaagtgatatcaataaaaccatGAAATGGAAAATCAATACATTTTCGTAGTTGAAAACGATTAAACTCTATATCATGGAAAATGATTGcaattttacagtaaaaatgtataatgtCAATTAAACTATAGAAtgaaatttcaatgaattaatttgtataaggaaatattgttatatctttgTAGAGGAACATATTCACATCTTTTATGTGTATCTTTATATGGACAATACTATTAACTATCATATCCTGGttaacacacattatatatatcgcCTTCATAGTGTCATAAAGTCGTAAGTGGCAGTTAAGACTTATTTTGAGATTCTGTTCCATATCCTGAAAGGCCTTAGCTTCTCTACCACGTGTAAAAAGGTCGTATCTGTAGTCTGACaatgtattgaaatattcaactcGGTTTTATTGCTAAGAACCAGATTGTAGTGTAATAATAATAGCCTTGTATTTTACCGAGATTTTCAATGCTTTCTTTCTCTAGTCACACGTGTACTTGAAATCAAATATTATGAGAATATTGCACCTCCCCACctagattttgaaatttctttcGACCGATTTTAGTCGCTAATTCCAACGAATCGACACTTCAAGCatacatcactggcgagtcctatAATGACGAAACATAtgcattttaattcatttcttGCTCTTCTATATCGAATTCTGTATATAAAGGtgataatatattatttgtcttttataaATCTTTACATTTATGTACTTACTACATTTCTTCGATATTTGTACACATAACATGAACGCATATTACATGTGAAAACGTATAAAAAGTACTTACCTTGCGAATGCAATAATATGATGGCAATACACAATCCGTTAATCAGGAAGTAAGCCTGCAATGGACAATATTGTGATTTAACCATTTTTTATAATAGATAGACCAACTTGAAACATGGTCTCTGAAACAACACAAGATATGGTTATCGTTATATGGCTGAGGATAACGACAACGATTATTCATATGTCGA harbors:
- the LOC117329369 gene encoding mucin-5AC-like; protein product: MVKSQYCPLQAYFLINGLCIAIILLHSQANGCSGIDFRCDVDDPQKYFVCLNGAWFSRSCAGGLVWDTSISACNREDFPSYVACQSDSKATTMSGTGKIASSDTESTKTSNTGSTVTSDTESTKTSNTGSTVTSDTESTKTSDTESTVTSDPGTRMPSDPTTRMTSEPGTTMTSEPETTMPSYPGSILTSDPGSTVTYDPGSTVTSDPGSTVTYDPGSTVTYDPGSTVTFDTGSTVTSDPGTTVTSDTGSTVTSDTGSTVTSDPRSTVTSETKSTMQSDPGTTATFDTEATVTSDHGSTVTSDPRSTMTFDTETTVTSLPGTTATIDTEATVTSDPRSTMTFDTETTVTSLPGTTATFDTEATVASDHGTTVTAISDNRSSTVTVSTPNNTDIVYIRNMCSCNCIGTGYFNANHVSFQMLLRHMRNRLILNAKLLSSTRRRQACADDSRMSSQTIGYAFVLVVILPLLLALVADLTRILTF